Proteins from a genomic interval of Nocardia sp. BMG51109:
- a CDS encoding Gfo/Idh/MocA family protein, producing MGSTRPVTAALVGYGYWGARLLDIASRVDGLRITRVVDIRCGAADFAGPASIPCGSDLDAAVADPRIDAVIVATTASAHDGPIRQALSAGKHVFTEKPFTLTTRHATELLRLARDRNLMVTVDHQYWWSREIAALGAALDRDAIGEVVAVSIERAADGPVRYDVNALWDLAIHDVAVLVRLGILGDGPGLHVEDCRETGNGPVAGCVALTARAPAGIEVRLHACWLSRGKRRALVITGERGSLRLEESDRTLSAWLVEDRRRSLLSRTAKSAPGTPIELALGEFVRGVRGGPDLRPAADAARVVTVLEDMHGSAGAVTQLVRSDRCLKE from the coding sequence ATGGGTAGCACCCGCCCCGTCACCGCGGCCCTGGTCGGATACGGCTACTGGGGCGCCCGCCTGCTCGACATCGCGAGCCGGGTGGACGGCCTCCGGATCACCCGCGTCGTCGACATCCGTTGCGGCGCAGCAGATTTCGCCGGTCCCGCGTCGATACCGTGCGGGAGCGACCTCGACGCGGCCGTGGCCGACCCGCGAATCGATGCGGTGATCGTCGCGACCACGGCCTCGGCGCACGACGGCCCGATACGGCAGGCCTTGTCGGCGGGCAAACACGTCTTCACCGAGAAGCCGTTCACGCTGACCACCCGGCACGCCACCGAACTGCTGCGGCTCGCTCGCGACCGGAACCTCATGGTGACCGTCGATCACCAGTACTGGTGGAGCCGCGAGATCGCCGCGCTGGGTGCGGCTTTGGACCGCGACGCGATCGGCGAGGTGGTCGCGGTGTCGATCGAGCGCGCGGCCGACGGGCCGGTCCGCTACGACGTGAACGCGCTGTGGGATCTGGCGATCCACGATGTCGCCGTCCTGGTGCGGCTGGGCATCCTCGGCGACGGCCCGGGCCTGCACGTCGAGGACTGCCGGGAGACGGGGAACGGGCCGGTGGCCGGGTGCGTGGCGCTGACCGCGCGGGCGCCGGCGGGGATCGAGGTACGGCTGCACGCGTGCTGGCTCAGCCGCGGCAAGCGTCGCGCGCTGGTCATCACCGGCGAGCGAGGCAGCCTCCGCCTGGAGGAGTCGGATCGCACTCTGTCGGCGTGGCTGGTCGAGGATCGGCGGCGCAGTCTGCTTTCCCGGACCGCGAAATCGGCGCCGGGGACACCCATCGAGCTCGCGCTGGGCGAGTTCGTCCGGGGCGTCCGGGGCGGGCCCGACCTGCGCCCGGCCGCCGACGCCGCGCGTGTGGTCACCGTTCTCGAAGATATGCACGGTTCGGCCGGAGCCGTCACGCAACTCGTTCGATCCGATCGCTGTTTGAAGGAATGA
- a CDS encoding PIG-L deacetylase family protein, with protein sequence MPRQVLVVAAHPDDEILGMGGTIARHAKKGDEVTVLWVTDGSSTQYPGRPDIAELKYREARSALETLGVHHRIAGELPDMRLDTVAHVEVNRVVEQALDRTGADTVYSVHPDLNRDHRAVFESAAVATRPRPGSRVRRFLTYAPLSSNEWTPASENTFAPTWFVDIGAEIDAKLRAFSCYTTENRDWPHPRSARALRASAESWGSVIGVEAAEPFHLIRAREG encoded by the coding sequence ATGCCGAGACAGGTGCTGGTGGTGGCGGCTCATCCCGATGACGAGATCCTCGGCATGGGAGGCACGATCGCGCGCCACGCGAAGAAGGGCGACGAGGTCACGGTGCTGTGGGTGACCGACGGGAGCAGCACGCAGTATCCCGGCCGCCCGGACATCGCCGAGCTGAAGTACCGGGAGGCCCGGTCCGCGCTGGAAACGCTGGGCGTCCACCACCGGATCGCGGGCGAGCTCCCCGATATGCGGCTCGACACCGTGGCGCATGTCGAGGTCAACCGGGTCGTCGAGCAGGCCCTGGACCGGACCGGAGCGGACACCGTCTACAGCGTGCACCCGGACCTGAACCGGGACCACCGCGCCGTGTTCGAGTCTGCCGCGGTGGCCACCCGCCCGCGGCCGGGGAGCCGGGTCCGGCGCTTCCTGACCTACGCACCGCTGTCGAGTAACGAATGGACCCCGGCGTCGGAGAACACCTTCGCCCCAACCTGGTTCGTCGATATCGGCGCCGAGATCGACGCGAAGCTGCGCGCGTTCTCCTGCTACACCACCGAGAACCGCGACTGGCCACATCCCCGGTCCGCCCGTGCCCTGCGCGCGTCGGCGGAGTCGTGGGGGTCCGTCATCGGCGTGGAGGCCGCCGAGCCCTTCCACCTGATCCGCGCAAGAGAAGGATGA
- a CDS encoding glycosyltransferase — protein MNIVVLGQGTRGDLYPLLGMARALLARRHRVTVLEYDEYASDVEDAGLPFLPVGTGSQCAHVFENVPAGPATPSTEWTTDRLYFEASLRSARPFATALAGLRPRPDAIVSPALHIGAALGGELIGAPVTATFLGMSMPSAFDTRTASGMRARSEERRVRIVDRLVLPGIAAARRDLGLGAEPGEATFARVDRAGGLVLAAGPLATAPTALPRTFEIAGYPDYYGPRRWQLDEPTKRFLVDSGLPVVVCSLGDGWARALPEPLRRLVEHAGRGRYRLLVIGGRMPALETGPGARLVARADLREVLQYADVSVNHGGMGTLVAALRAAVPSVMTTQWPDGRRNAAALAAHGLGVDLGSAPAPEELLGAVDAAIGGHTMKARLRAARAAMRSERDPADALLDRLHRQREGRTNDAETGAGGGGSSR, from the coding sequence ATGAATATCGTCGTGCTCGGCCAGGGGACCAGGGGTGACCTGTACCCGCTGCTGGGCATGGCGCGCGCCCTTCTCGCGCGGCGGCACCGGGTGACCGTGCTGGAGTACGACGAGTACGCATCGGATGTCGAAGACGCCGGACTCCCGTTCCTGCCGGTGGGCACCGGAAGCCAGTGCGCGCACGTCTTCGAGAACGTACCCGCCGGGCCGGCGACGCCGAGCACCGAATGGACGACCGATCGGCTCTATTTCGAGGCGTCGCTGCGCAGTGCCCGGCCGTTCGCCACCGCGCTGGCGGGGTTGCGGCCGCGGCCGGATGCCATCGTGTCCCCGGCCCTGCACATCGGCGCGGCCCTGGGCGGTGAACTGATCGGCGCCCCGGTGACGGCGACCTTCCTCGGCATGTCGATGCCCTCCGCGTTCGACACCCGGACCGCGAGCGGCATGCGCGCACGGTCGGAGGAACGACGGGTCAGGATCGTCGACCGGCTCGTGCTGCCCGGAATCGCCGCCGCCCGGCGAGATCTCGGGCTGGGCGCCGAGCCGGGGGAGGCGACCTTCGCCCGGGTGGATCGGGCCGGTGGGCTGGTGCTGGCCGCGGGACCGCTGGCGACGGCGCCGACGGCGCTGCCCCGGACCTTCGAGATCGCCGGATATCCCGACTATTACGGTCCGCGGCGGTGGCAGCTCGACGAGCCGACCAAGCGGTTTCTCGTCGACAGCGGTCTCCCCGTCGTCGTCTGCTCGCTCGGCGACGGCTGGGCGAGGGCACTTCCCGAGCCGCTGCGGCGGCTGGTCGAGCACGCCGGCCGCGGGCGGTACCGCCTGCTCGTGATCGGCGGGCGCATGCCCGCGCTCGAGACGGGACCGGGCGCTCGCCTCGTGGCCCGGGCCGACCTGCGGGAAGTCCTGCAATACGCTGACGTGTCGGTCAACCACGGCGGTATGGGGACCCTGGTGGCGGCGCTGCGCGCGGCCGTGCCCTCGGTGATGACGACCCAGTGGCCGGACGGGCGACGCAACGCCGCCGCCCTCGCCGCGCACGGACTCGGTGTCGATCTGGGAAGTGCCCCGGCCCCCGAGGAACTCCTCGGTGCCGTCGACGCCGCGATCGGCGGTCACACGATGAAGGCGCGACTGCGCGCCGCACGCGCCGCGATGCGGTCCGAACGCGATCCGGCCGACGCGCTGCTGGATCGGCTGCATCGACAACGAGAGGGCAGGACGAACGATGCCGAGACAGGTGCTGGTGGTGGCGGCTCATCCCGATGA
- a CDS encoding nucleotide sugar dehydrogenase — protein MPSTEVITVNVVGVGYVGAEICLAAMSAGHRVAAIDNDVRRIADLRAPRDDLRARRHPDEWADIRRAIADGAVELYDSIEAAPTAELWIVAVPTPLDADGRPDTSDIDKAARAIAAVVTRNAVVVLESTSYPGTTENIFLPPFLEAGWTPGIDLFVGFSPERIDPGRRDWTMKTTPKLVSGCTDECLKAVTEFYRTIVDTVWPMSSTGAAEMAKVYENSWRLINIAFANENETLCVSLGLDPWEVSAACRTKPFGYHGLDPGPGAGGHCIPVDATYLAHLASSRHLETPVLDSAIAANNARPSVIARRIRQRLAGAATDGPARVLLIGVAYKANVGDTRESPALAILRTLTESGIDVDYHDPHVPVVRTASGPLRSVPLTAATAAAYDCVAVVTAHDAVDWAALRNCPAPIVDTRNVATAIGATVIGAAG, from the coding sequence GTGCCATCCACCGAAGTCATCACAGTGAACGTCGTCGGGGTGGGCTACGTCGGCGCGGAGATATGCCTGGCGGCGATGTCGGCCGGCCACCGGGTGGCGGCGATCGACAACGACGTGCGGCGGATCGCCGATCTGCGCGCGCCGCGCGATGACCTCCGCGCGCGGCGACACCCCGACGAGTGGGCGGATATCCGCCGCGCCATCGCGGACGGCGCGGTCGAGCTCTACGACAGCATCGAGGCGGCCCCCACCGCCGAGCTGTGGATCGTCGCGGTCCCGACCCCGCTGGACGCCGACGGCCGGCCGGACACGTCCGATATCGACAAGGCCGCACGGGCGATCGCCGCGGTGGTCACCCGGAACGCGGTCGTCGTCCTGGAGAGCACGTCCTATCCCGGAACCACGGAGAACATCTTCCTGCCGCCCTTCCTCGAGGCCGGCTGGACGCCCGGTATCGACCTGTTCGTCGGATTCTCTCCGGAACGCATCGATCCGGGCCGCCGCGACTGGACGATGAAAACCACTCCCAAGCTGGTGTCCGGGTGCACCGACGAATGCCTGAAGGCGGTCACGGAGTTCTACCGCACGATCGTGGACACGGTGTGGCCGATGTCGAGCACCGGCGCCGCCGAGATGGCCAAGGTGTACGAGAACAGCTGGCGGCTGATCAATATCGCGTTCGCGAACGAGAACGAGACCCTGTGTGTCTCACTAGGTCTCGATCCCTGGGAGGTCAGCGCGGCCTGCCGGACCAAACCGTTCGGCTACCACGGTCTCGACCCCGGTCCGGGAGCCGGCGGGCACTGCATCCCCGTGGACGCGACCTATCTGGCACACCTCGCGAGCTCCCGCCACCTGGAGACTCCCGTTCTGGATTCGGCGATCGCCGCCAACAACGCCCGGCCGTCGGTCATCGCCCGCCGCATCCGGCAGCGGCTCGCCGGTGCGGCGACGGACGGGCCCGCCCGCGTGCTGTTGATCGGCGTCGCCTACAAGGCGAACGTCGGCGACACCCGGGAGTCCCCGGCCCTCGCCATCCTGCGCACGCTGACCGAATCCGGAATCGACGTGGACTACCACGATCCCCACGTACCGGTCGTGCGGACCGCCTCCGGCCCGCTCCGGTCGGTCCCGCTCACCGCCGCGACGGCCGCGGCCTACGACTGCGTCGCGGTGGTCACCGCGCACGACGCGGTGGACTGGGCGGCGCTGCGGAACTGCCCCGCGCCGATCGTCGACACCCGCAACGTCGCCACCGCGATCGGAGCCACCGTGATCGGCGCCGCCGGATGA
- a CDS encoding NAD(P)-dependent oxidoreductase gives MTVTDSGSRTTALVTGAAGFIGSHLVEYLLAAGWRVRGLDDFSSGTVENLRGPLLSRDFAFTEGSVLDERLVRSAAAGATHVFHLAGRVGALYVEQHPERTIREVVQATRTMLAVVDEIRAPLFFASTSEIYGDSGVQPLAEEADIIIAPPTNPRSSYAFGKGTGELLVNDYARRTGAPVVIGRLFNTIGVRQSGRYGSVVPRFVGWAQRDRPIVVYGDGRQTRSFTFVGDAVRAIAAGLTTSSAYGHTINIGSDQETSIGDLARLVIRLTGSSSTVRHESYDRVHGRGTRDIARRVPDTTRLRQLVGCRCATPLATAIGTIIESPSRVVAGESD, from the coding sequence ATGACCGTGACGGATTCGGGTTCCCGGACAACGGCATTGGTCACGGGCGCGGCGGGCTTCATCGGTTCGCACCTGGTCGAGTACCTGCTCGCCGCCGGGTGGCGGGTGCGGGGACTCGACGATTTCTCGTCGGGAACCGTGGAGAACCTGCGCGGGCCGCTGCTGTCGCGGGACTTCGCGTTCACGGAGGGCTCGGTGCTCGACGAACGTCTCGTCCGGTCGGCGGCGGCCGGGGCCACGCACGTTTTCCATCTGGCCGGCCGGGTCGGCGCGCTGTATGTCGAACAGCATCCGGAACGGACGATTCGCGAAGTGGTGCAGGCGACCCGGACGATGCTCGCGGTGGTCGACGAGATCCGCGCGCCGCTGTTCTTCGCCTCGACGAGCGAGATCTATGGGGATTCGGGCGTCCAGCCGCTCGCCGAGGAGGCCGACATCATCATCGCGCCGCCCACCAACCCGCGATCGTCCTACGCGTTCGGTAAGGGAACCGGCGAGCTGCTCGTCAACGACTACGCGCGCCGGACCGGGGCACCCGTGGTGATCGGCAGGCTGTTCAACACCATCGGGGTGCGCCAGTCCGGCCGGTACGGGTCGGTGGTACCGCGATTCGTCGGGTGGGCCCAGCGGGACCGGCCGATCGTCGTGTACGGGGACGGACGGCAGACGCGCAGCTTCACCTTCGTCGGCGACGCGGTACGAGCGATCGCCGCCGGTCTCACGACGTCGTCGGCGTACGGGCACACCATCAACATCGGCAGCGACCAGGAGACCTCGATCGGCGACCTGGCCCGGCTGGTGATCCGGCTGACCGGATCGTCGTCGACGGTTCGCCACGAGTCCTACGACCGTGTCCACGGCCGCGGGACCAGGGATATCGCCCGCCGGGTCCCGGACACCACCCGATTGCGGCAGCTGGTCGGCTGCCGGTGCGCCACACCGCTGGCGACGGCGATCGGAACCATCATCGAATCCCCGTCGAGGGTCGTAGCCGGAGAGTCGGACTGA
- a CDS encoding PIG-L deacetylase family protein has protein sequence MTRVVVVAPHTDDECLGAGGTIALFARAGAAVTVVTVCSELEPQFAAGDRLMIQREAQHAHQVLGVHESIFFDYPTTAVNQVPVAELNGRMQRVMDEIRPEVVLLPFPDRHIDHRVVFESAVVATRPYRNGREIRLTAMYETISETYWNVPGAEPGFTPHWTVDITESMHTKLDAFGEMPSRNTELPGPRTPEALSGLARFRGSQAGCAYGETFQFVRTSIGPAELARVLT, from the coding sequence GTGACGAGAGTTGTCGTAGTCGCTCCGCATACCGACGACGAGTGCCTCGGTGCGGGCGGGACAATCGCGTTGTTCGCCCGCGCGGGCGCGGCGGTCACCGTCGTCACGGTCTGCTCCGAACTGGAGCCCCAGTTCGCGGCGGGGGATCGACTCATGATCCAGCGCGAGGCACAGCACGCCCACCAGGTCCTGGGGGTGCACGAATCGATCTTCTTCGACTACCCCACCACGGCGGTGAACCAGGTTCCGGTCGCGGAGCTGAACGGTCGCATGCAGCGAGTGATGGACGAGATACGGCCGGAGGTCGTCTTGCTTCCCTTTCCGGACCGCCATATCGATCACCGGGTCGTGTTCGAATCGGCGGTCGTGGCGACGCGCCCCTACCGCAACGGCCGGGAAATCCGCCTGACCGCGATGTACGAGACGATTTCGGAAACCTACTGGAACGTGCCCGGGGCGGAGCCGGGATTCACTCCGCACTGGACCGTCGATATCACCGAGTCCATGCACACCAAGCTGGACGCGTTCGGCGAGATGCCCTCCAGGAATACCGAGTTACCGGGTCCGCGCACGCCCGAGGCACTGAGCGGGTTGGCGCGGTTCCGCGGTAGTCAGGCCGGTTGCGCATACGGCGAGACATTTCAATTCGTCAGAACCTCGATCGGCCCGGCCGAACTCGCGCGGGTGCTGACATGA
- a CDS encoding class I adenylate-forming enzyme family protein — MNIADFLHRPNRESIAISGADGTSTYGQLLDDVARLSTAYRAMKQTPGDRIGIVQSDTAAHILTYFSAVAGGYVAVSVNPKSTVAEMSRAFEATRPGVVVAEAAAVPRVRHALSRLSGPVELISDTPADGVASIPEILAATAPAGEAIVSMWSGDPASILFTSGSTGRPKGVVLTHGNVVWAARAKAARMRPTERDAVALIAPMHHAYGQNAVLNAAFSGGATVILLNPRRRGQLVADLAGYEVTALPSVPAVFRLLLDLGAGRDLLPRLRYALSAAAPLPRRTAETWLDRFGFPLHEGYGLTETSPCALYNDQRTCSPGSLGRPYEGVRTRIVDDAGHEVPDGDIGELLISGPNVMRGYFESPADTAERIVHGWLRTGDQVRRDEHGDHWFAGRKKNIIIVSGATVYPGEVESVLRDHPAVADAVVVGRPHPVVGETVTAVVQLRDSAAEAGVVSELRTLCDRRLAAYKRPASIRIAAIPLLASGKPDLERLRRHGPQ; from the coding sequence TTGAACATCGCCGATTTCCTGCACCGCCCGAATCGCGAGTCGATTGCCATTTCCGGTGCGGACGGTACGTCGACCTATGGACAATTACTCGACGACGTGGCACGCCTGTCGACCGCATACCGTGCGATGAAACAGACTCCGGGTGATCGAATCGGCATCGTTCAGTCCGACACCGCGGCTCACATACTCACATATTTTTCGGCGGTCGCCGGAGGATATGTCGCCGTCTCGGTGAACCCGAAATCCACGGTGGCGGAAATGTCGCGGGCCTTCGAGGCGACCCGGCCGGGCGTCGTTGTCGCCGAGGCGGCCGCGGTGCCCCGGGTGCGCCACGCGCTGTCGCGGCTGTCCGGCCCGGTCGAGCTGATCAGCGACACACCGGCCGACGGAGTCGCCTCGATCCCGGAGATCCTGGCCGCGACCGCACCGGCGGGCGAGGCGATCGTCTCGATGTGGTCCGGCGACCCGGCCTCGATTCTGTTCACCTCGGGCAGCACCGGCCGGCCGAAGGGCGTGGTGCTCACCCACGGGAACGTCGTCTGGGCGGCGCGGGCCAAAGCGGCCCGGATGCGCCCCACCGAGCGAGACGCCGTCGCCCTGATAGCCCCGATGCATCACGCCTACGGCCAGAACGCCGTGCTCAACGCCGCCTTCTCCGGAGGGGCTACCGTGATACTGCTGAATCCGCGCCGGCGCGGGCAGTTGGTCGCGGACCTGGCCGGTTACGAGGTCACCGCGCTGCCGAGCGTGCCCGCCGTATTCCGCCTGCTGCTCGATCTCGGAGCCGGGCGGGACCTGCTCCCCCGGCTCCGCTACGCCCTGTCGGCCGCGGCCCCGCTGCCCCGCCGGACCGCCGAGACCTGGCTGGACCGATTCGGGTTCCCGCTGCACGAGGGGTACGGGCTCACCGAGACCTCACCGTGCGCGCTGTACAACGATCAGCGGACCTGTTCGCCCGGTTCGCTGGGCAGGCCGTACGAGGGCGTCCGCACGAGAATCGTCGACGACGCCGGGCACGAGGTGCCGGACGGCGACATCGGCGAGCTGCTGATCTCCGGCCCGAACGTCATGCGCGGCTATTTCGAGAGTCCCGCCGACACCGCCGAGCGAATCGTGCACGGCTGGTTGCGGACCGGAGATCAGGTACGCCGGGACGAGCACGGTGATCATTGGTTCGCGGGCCGGAAGAAGAACATCATCATCGTGTCCGGGGCCACCGTGTATCCGGGCGAGGTGGAGTCGGTCCTGCGGGATCATCCGGCGGTGGCCGACGCGGTCGTGGTCGGCCGCCCCCACCCGGTTGTCGGCGAGACCGTCACGGCCGTCGTCCAGCTCCGGGACTCGGCGGCGGAGGCGGGCGTGGTCTCCGAACTGCGCACGCTCTGCGACCGGCGGCTCGCCGCATACAAGCGGCCGGCCTCGATACGGATCGCCGCCATTCCGTTGCTCGCCTCGGGCAAGCCGGACCTGGAACGGCTCCGGCGGCACGGCCCGCAATAG
- a CDS encoding YqcI/YcgG family protein, with product MLSDETLSTQVIGWLPSWGPDVIGDLTATLTGREDPFPCTFAVSAVRKSSLRFGFVGDVDDARTWSALPGILTEYLRGYRRIDRETSLVVFFGPQRPVADLGAYRRRFWDVLRFLHDRDTAPWPGEIPRDTENPAWEFSFGGTPLFVVCNTPAHLARRSRYSPVFMISFQPRWVFEEIGADTPRGATARRVIRQRLRAFDNLEPASALGGYGDPGNREWRQYFLSDAVDDAEPVCPFRHRDSR from the coding sequence ATGTTGTCGGACGAAACCCTGTCCACCCAGGTGATCGGGTGGTTACCGAGCTGGGGGCCCGACGTGATCGGGGACCTCACCGCCACCCTCACCGGGCGCGAGGATCCGTTTCCGTGCACCTTCGCCGTCTCCGCGGTCCGAAAATCCAGCCTGAGGTTCGGATTCGTCGGTGATGTCGACGACGCGCGGACCTGGTCGGCGCTGCCCGGCATCCTCACCGAATACCTGCGCGGCTACCGGCGGATCGACAGGGAGACGTCGCTCGTCGTGTTCTTCGGCCCGCAGCGGCCGGTCGCCGACCTCGGCGCCTACCGGCGCCGATTCTGGGATGTGCTGCGATTTCTGCACGACCGCGACACGGCGCCCTGGCCCGGCGAGATCCCCCGGGATACCGAGAATCCCGCCTGGGAGTTCAGTTTCGGCGGCACACCGCTGTTCGTGGTGTGCAATACGCCCGCGCACCTCGCGCGCAGGAGCCGGTACAGCCCGGTATTCATGATCTCCTTCCAGCCCCGATGGGTGTTCGAGGAGATCGGCGCGGACACGCCGCGCGGTGCGACGGCCCGGCGAGTCATTCGTCAGCGACTGCGCGCCTTCGACAATCTGGAACCCGCCTCCGCGCTCGGCGGATACGGCGATCCCGGCAATCGGGAGTGGCGGCAGTACTTCCTGTCCGACGCCGTCGACGACGCCGAACCGGTCTGCCCGTTCCGGCACCGGGACAGCCGGTAG
- a CDS encoding acyl carrier protein — protein MESQTKTNNVSTVDKLVTIILDGLEWPADEPPGLETRIGEGGLGMDSLMVVELALDVEEEFGVEIDEEEMFEIGGMTLGNLVAFVDTRAAAPAPVAAPAAEGG, from the coding sequence TTGGAATCGCAGACGAAGACAAACAATGTTTCCACCGTGGACAAGCTGGTGACCATCATTCTCGATGGGCTGGAATGGCCGGCCGACGAGCCACCCGGACTGGAGACCCGAATAGGGGAGGGCGGCCTCGGGATGGATTCTCTGATGGTGGTGGAGCTCGCCTTGGATGTCGAGGAGGAGTTCGGCGTGGAGATCGACGAGGAAGAGATGTTCGAAATCGGCGGAATGACCCTGGGGAATCTGGTGGCATTCGTCGACACGAGGGCCGCGGCCCCGGCTCCGGTGGCCGCCCCAGCGGCCGAGGGAGGCTGA